Within the Bacteroidota bacterium genome, the region CTAAATTTATTGTTAATAGTTCGTCCCAATTGCAACTTAATTCTTCAGGGACAGACACTTCATATCTTTCAACGCCAAATACAGTTATAGATAGTGCCGAATGGAATTTTTGGGTTAAACTGTCTTTTGCGCCATCGGATAATAATTATGCGAAAGTTTACCTGGTTACCGACCAAATCAACCTGAAAATGCCATTGAATGGATATTTTATCAGACTGGGCGAAAATGGTTCGGATGACAGTGTGGATCTGTGGGAACAAACAGGAACTACTGAAACAAAGATCATTGACGGGATTAACGGACATTGCAGTAAATCAACTAATACATTAAGGGTAAAGGTCACACGCAGCGCGTTTGGTAACTGGAAAGTATATTCCGATACACTTGGAGGCATAAATTATGCACTTGAAGGATCTATAAACAATACTTTACATACATCAACTACCAATTTTGGCATAAGCTGTAAATACACAACCAGTAATGCGACTAAATTTTATTTCGACGATTTTTATGTTGGCCCCATACGCATTGATACGATTGCCCCGGCTGTAATTAAAATCTTAGCCATGTCTTCTACTCAGCTTAATATTTATTTTAATGAACCGCTCGAAAAGGTTTCCGCCGAAACCATCACCGGTTATTCCGTTAGTGATGGCATTGGAAACCCGTCATCAGCCCTGCTAGACACAATAAATACAAGTTTGGTTCACCTTGTTTTTCCCGGCCCATTTCAAGGGTCAAAAACATATACATTAACAGTTACCAATGTAAAGGATAAAGCAGACAATGGTATTAATTCTGCTTATACACAATTTGTTTTGCCTGAACAGGCTGTTGCCAATGATATCGTGATTAATGAAATTCTTCCCGATCCCAATACCGGCGGAGTCGATTTTGTCGAAATATATAACCGATCTGATAAAGTGATCGATCTTTCGCAGCTTACACTCTCTTCTTTTGATACACTCGCAAATCAACTCAGTTCCGTTCAATACATTTCAACTGTTCGTACACTTATTTTTTCCGAACAATACATTGTTTTATCCACAAATTCTTCCTCTATTAAAAGCCAATACCAGACGCCTTCACCATCAGGTTTTATTGATATGGCTGGCTTCCCGGGAATGAACGTAGCTTCCGGAATAGTGGTGTTGGCTGATACTTCAAAAACGATCATTGATCGCTTTGATTACAGGCAGGATATGCATTTCCCTTTACTTAATGTAACAAAAGGAGTATCGCTTGAGCGTATTGATGCAGATCATATAACCAACGACAGAAATAACTGGCACTCCGCTGCCGCAAGTACAGGTTATGCAACGCCCGCGTACAAAAACTCTCAAGATATTGATTCCGGCACAGGAAAAGAAATTACTATCTCTCCTGAAATTTTTTCACCTGATAATGACGGGAATAATGATGTAGTGAGTGTCAACTATACTTTTGACACTCCCGGAAATGTTGCAAATGTCTCTATTTATAATTCCACAGGCCTTTTAGTCCGTAACCTGGTGTCGAACGAACTTTTGGGAAATGCAGGAAATTATGTGTGGGATGGCGTTGATAATAATCGTGAATTATGCAAAATTGGTCCCTATATTATTTATTTTCACATATTTAACTCATCCGGCGTAGTAAAAAACTACAAAAAAATTGTTGTTCTCGCCCACAAAAATTAATTGCTTGACCGTCAATTAATTGCTATATTTATATAGAATAGTTATTTAAAGTTACAACCTTATTTTAACAGTTCTCGTTAAATGAGTAATTCTAAAATGCATAATTCGGCTCCAATGAATCTGCGGGAACTCATAAAGGGATGTGAAAGATCGGATAAAGATTCTCAGCGCGAGTTGTTTGAACTTTTTAATGGATCTATGATGGGTCTTTGTCTGCGTTATGCAAAAAACGAACAACAGGCAACCGAAATATTTAAAGAAGGTTTTGTTTCCGTCTTCAACAACATCAAAAATATCAGTGAACAACAATTGGAAAGCTGGATCAGAAAGACGATGATCAACACAGCGGTCGATGTATTGCGCAGGAATAAACAGGAATATAAAATAGTAAGTACTGTTAACGCATACGACAGCATAAACCAGGAAGATAAAATAGTTGACCAGGAAGTGACCAGGGCGATGGATGGAAATGATGTACTGAAGGCAATACAGGCTTTGACCCCAGCATATCGTGTAGTAGTTAATATGCACCTTGCGGATGATTATTCAATAAAGCAGATCTCTGAAAAACTAGATGTTGGTGAGGCGACCATACGATTGAATTTTGAAAAGGCCATGCATCAGATCAGGAAAAATATAGTTCAACTAACAACAGTAAGCAATGCCGAATAAGCCGGTTAACCATACAGGCCTGGACAACGCTATTAGAAACAGCTTGTTGAATAACCCTTCTGAGGCTAAGGTTACGTGGGAGGATATATATAGCATACTTCCAAAAAAATCTACTGTAGTTAAAGGGCCTTTAGCCGACCTGAGTTTTTCCCTTAATTCATTCGCGGGAGTTGCTGCTACAGGTTCATTTACAAAGTTAAAATCAGCCTTACTTGTTGTTAAGAAAAATTCTTTAGCCTTATATATTGCTGTGGGCAGCATTATTATCGGAACGGGAAGTTTTATTACATATAATTTACTATCCAAAAATACACCAGCCTCCTCTATAAATACAGTTGCACCTGCGCAGGAAGCAATTGTACAGGAAGAAACACCTGCAGTTCAGCAAGGTCCTCCCGCTATCAATAACAATACCTCTGTAAGTATTCAGAAAATCGCCGAGCCTTCAATAGCCAATAACAACGGGCCAATTAACAATGTCTCTTCCGGAACGCAGGTATCAGAAAATCCAAACCTTAACGGTGAGCCTTTGCTGAAAACTTCCCTTCAATATGAAAAGGCTCCTTCGGCTAACGAACCTATACAATTGAAAACAGGTGAGCCATCTCAAAATGACACCTACGACTTTTCCTCAAATGAGGATGCTGTAAAGGCTGATTCAGCTAGCGAAGATGGGGAAAACAAAAAAGGAAAGGTATTGTATTACAAGGAAAGTCTGACTCTCGATAAATTAGAACAACAAATTTCAACTGACAAAGAGCAGCAGCAAATAAATACTACCGAAGATAAAGGCGGGTTGTTTAAAAAACGTAAGCGTTCCACAAATACAATTAAGTGACCGCCATCGCCTTCACTGCCCTACCTTTCTTTTACACAGCACAAACAAATAATTTATTGTCCCGGTTCCCCTTCAGGTTGAACAATGACTTGAACTTCACGTTAGCGATGATATAATTGGTTTTGGATGATTTAAATTCCTCTTCCACAGAAACGATCTCTATTCCTTTCAGCGCTTCTTTATCCGCGAAGCGTATATAAATTTTAATCTCGAAATCATTATCAAGCAGTTTTCCGGCATCAAAATTACCGTTGTGCTGCTTACGTAATTTCTTTAGTTTTTTGTATGCATATTTATACTGGTAAGTAAGAGCTGAAATATCCGATAACACAGCACTTCCGGTAGGATGACTGCCCGCGCCCTTTCCTACAAATGTCTGTTTGCATGAGTAAGCTCCTTCCACCTCTACTCCATTGTTCTCATATAAAACGCTGTGCAGATCACTTTCCTTACTTACAAAATGCGGCATGGCATAAACCCTGAATTTATTACCAACCTTGTGAGCCGTAGCAATAAGTTTGATCCGGTATCCTTTTTCTTTCGCATACGTAATGTCATCAAATGAAATATTCTGAATACCTAATGCCAGCACCTGTTCGGGCTTCAGGATGAGGCCAAACGAGTGAACAGTCAGCAGGATCAGTTTGTACAAGGTGTCATACCCCGCCACATCCAGCCAGGGATCGGACTCTGCAAAACCCTGTTCCTGTGCCATTTTGAGCGCTTTGTTATAATCCATATTCTCCAGTTCCATGCGTGTTAAAATGTAATTGCACGAACCGTTCAACAAGCCGCGTATGCTGCTCAGCAGCTCATTGTCGTAATATTCTTCCAGGTTACGGATAATTGGAATACTGCCCCCGGCAGACCCTTCATAAATCAAAGCGACATTGTTTTTTTCCTGGAGATGATATAGTTCCTCAAAATTCTCGGCAAGCATTTTTTTATTGGCGGTAACAACACTCACGCCGTTGTTCATGGCACGGGTTACGATCTCAAACGCGGCCTCGGAAGTATCGATCAGCTCAACTATAACATCAAGGTTCTTGCGGCCAAGAATATCTTCCTTATCATATGTAAAATACTTCGCGTCAATTTTACGTTTCTTGTTACGATCTTTCACACAAATTTTTTCAATATCCGCTTTTAAACCTTCCGAATGGCTTAAAACATCATACAAACCTTGTCCAACACAACCAAAGCCAAATAATCCGAGTTTAATTCGTTTTTCTATCATAATTATTCACAATTACTTATAGGATTGCAAAGGTACTTCTTTTTCACCTTTTGCCGAATAGCGATTAACAAGCAAGGGTTGATAATTTCACTACCTCATGGAGCAATATTGAGATAACATCAGGTAGTTTAGCAGGGCATGAATTTTCTCGATATCCTACTCCTCGTTCCCCTTCTTTGGGGCCTTTACCGGGGCTTTGTAAAAGGTTTTATCATACAACTGGCAGGTATTGCAGCTTTTATACTTGGTGTGCTTGGCGCCATGCATTTTTCATCATTTGTCGCGGAATTTACGGAAAAAAAGTTCGACTGGCATTTCAATCATACACAACTGATCGCTTTCGCTATAACTTTTTTAGGTATTGTGATCCTAGTTTTCTTTTTAGCCAGACTGATGGAAAGCGCGGTCAAAATGGCCGCGCTGGGAATAGTTAATAAGATTGCCGGGACAATTTTTGGAGCGCTTAAATTTATACTTATTACCGGGACGCTTTTGTATTTACTAAGTGTTATCGAAAATCGCTTTAAACTCATACCTGATAAAACTCAACAGGAATCGGTGTTGTACAAGTACTATATGATGGGAATTAAAACTGCCGTGCCGGCGATAAAGAATTTGCGTTCATAACACACCTCTGCCTATGCTGGCACTTCGACATCGCTCAGTGTACCAGCTTCGGCAGACAGGCCTGCATCCACACAAGCAAAACGCACCCCCTCTCCCCAACACACAAGCTTTCCCACAGAGGGGATAACCAAAACATTGAACTTTGAACCTTGAACTTATTTTAGGACTGCCTCCACCCCCGGCAAACTACCACTTTCGATATACTCAAGCAATGCTCCCCCACCGGTTGATACATAACTGACTTCTTTGGCAAGATTATATTTGTTAATAGCCGCAACAGAATCGCCACCGCCTATAAGTGTGTATGAGCCATTTTTAGTGGCTTTGGCAATCGAAAAAGCGGCTGTTTTTGTACCGTGTTCAAACTTGCTCATTTCAAAAACGCCCATGGGGCCGTTCCATAAAATGGTTTTTGAGCGGGCAATTACTTCGTCAAATATTTTTTCGGTCTGAGGGCCAACATCAAGTCCCATCCATCCATCGGGGATACTGTTTATAGCACAGGTTTGAACATTCGCTTCATTGTTGAAATTGTCAGCCACAACTGCATCAACAGGCAAATAAATATTTACATTTTTTTTCTTCGCGTCGGCCAATATCTTCAATGCAGTTTCAATGCGGTCATCTTCAACCAATGATTTGCCAATCTTGCCGCCCTGGGCTTTAACAAAGGTAAAAGCCATACCTCCTGCAATAATAATATTATCTGCTTTATTGATAAGCTGCTCCAGGATCAATATTTTATCCGAAACTTTAGCCCCTCCCAAAATAGCGGTGAAAGGCTTTTCGGCGTTATTCAACACTTTATTTACACTGGCCAACTCGCCGCTCATTACATAACCGAAACATTTGTTCCCGGGAAAAAACTGAGCAATGACTGCTGTTGAAGCGTGCGCACGGTGGGCAGTTCCAAACGCGTCGTTAACGTAAAAATTTCCAAGTGCAGCTAACTTTTTCGCGAACTCCTCATTTCCCTTTTCTTCTTCTCTGTAAAAGCGAAGGTTTTCAAGCAACAATATTTCTCCGTTTTTTAAATTAGCTGCTGAAGTCTTAGCCGAATCACCAATGCAATCATCCGCGAACTGAACAGGCTTTTTCAATAGTTCACTTAAATGGTTCACAATATGCCGTAATGAACATTTATCAGTTGGACCATTGGTCGGCCGCCCCAGGTGCGACATAAGAACAACTGCGCCTTTGTCGTTTAAAACTTTATTGATGGTTGGCAATGCCGCACGAATACGTGTATCATCAGCCACATTATACTGCGCATCCAAAGGAACATTGAAATCAACACGGATCAATACTGTTTTTCCTGCAAAATTGAAGTCGTCTACTGTTTTCATAATAATTTCCCATTAAAAAAATTTGAATATTGTATATTAGGCCAATGTCCGAATTGAATTGCCAATTTATTATTTTTATATAATGCGAAGGTACATTTTTATACATTTGAGGCAATGCAATTAATTCTCAATTCATTTCAGATAAATGAGTATGGAATAACCTCTGCAATTAATTTTGTTTTGAAAACACACATTTTTTTAAAGTCTAATAAAAGAGCTGTTTATATAATCAGTTACTTATTGCTCATTTTTAATTATTCGTATTCACAACAAACGGCTAAAAACGAGGAAACGGCTAAAAACTTTTTAGATCTTCTTCAAAAAGAAGAATATGCCAAATGCATCTCGCTTTTTGATACCTCCGTAACTTCTAAAATAGGTGCTTCACAATTGGACCAAATTTGGACTGGCCTAAATCAGCAATTGGGAGAGTACAAGAATCTGAAAACAATAAGATTAGAACAAAAAGATTCATTTGAAATTGTTCACCAAATATGCCAATTCGAAAAAACGATAATTGATTTTAAACTAACATTTAATAAAAAGGGGGTGATCTGTGGCATTTTTTTTGCACCTCCAACCGCAGAAGGTGGTTACAAAGAACCATCATATGCTAATAGCCGAGCGTTCAATGAACAAAATATTACAATTCATAGTGGCGAATACGCTCTGCCTGGAACTCTTACCTTACCCATCGGCGGAGAAAAATTTCCTCTTGTGATTTTAGTTGCTGGCTCAGGTCCTAATGACAGAGATGAAACAATAGGCCCGAATAAGCCATTGAAAGATATTGCCTGGGCATTGGCATCTAACAGAATTGCGGTTTTTAGATATGATAAACGAACGCTTATATATGGTTCAAAAATAGTCAATCAACAGATCACCGTGAAAGAAGAAGTGATCGATGATGTTATTTCCTGTCTAAAACAATTGAAAATTAACCCGGTTATTGACTCTGCCAAAATATTTTTACTTGGGCATAGTTTAGGCGCTATGCTTATGCCGAGGATCTCATTGTCTGATAAGAATGTGTCAGGGATAATAATGATGGCCGGTAACGCAAGACCATTAGAAGATCTGATAGTTTCGCAAATGACTTACTTGATGGATAATTCAACAACAAAATCAAAAGAAGAAGCTGAGCAGTTGGAGAAAATGAAAAGCAAAGTAAAATATTTGAAAGAAAATACATTGACGCTTCAAACACCTTCATCAGACCTGCCTTTGGGTATACCTGCAGCATACTGGATGGATCTCAAAAAATATAATCCCGTTGAAACTCTTAAAAAATTAACTCTTCCTGTATTAATTTTGCAGGGAGAAAAAGATTACCAGGTAACAATGCAAGATTATAATTTATGGAAAGATGGTATTATCAAACAAAACAATGTAGTTATGAAATCATACCCTAAACTTAATCATCTGTTCATGGAATTTAATGGAGAAAAAAGTTTACCGGCAGATTATCAAATTCCATCAAATGTTGCTGAATATGTTGTTTCAGATATAATTAAATGGGTGAAAGAACATTAAACTAAATTTATTAATGCAATTTTCTGAAATCATAGGTCAAGACGATGTAAAGCACCGA harbors:
- a CDS encoding sigma-70 family RNA polymerase sigma factor, producing the protein MSNSKMHNSAPMNLRELIKGCERSDKDSQRELFELFNGSMMGLCLRYAKNEQQATEIFKEGFVSVFNNIKNISEQQLESWIRKTMINTAVDVLRRNKQEYKIVSTVNAYDSINQEDKIVDQEVTRAMDGNDVLKAIQALTPAYRVVVNMHLADDYSIKQISEKLDVGEATIRLNFEKAMHQIRKNIVQLTTVSNAE
- a CDS encoding CvpA family protein produces the protein MNFLDILLLVPLLWGLYRGFVKGFIIQLAGIAAFILGVLGAMHFSSFVAEFTEKKFDWHFNHTQLIAFAITFLGIVILVFFLARLMESAVKMAALGIVNKIAGTIFGALKFILITGTLLYLLSVIENRFKLIPDKTQQESVLYKYYMMGIKTAVPAIKNLRS
- a CDS encoding DUF3887 domain-containing protein; protein product: MQLILNSFQINEYGITSAINFVLKTHIFLKSNKRAVYIISYLLLIFNYSYSQQTAKNEETAKNFLDLLQKEEYAKCISLFDTSVTSKIGASQLDQIWTGLNQQLGEYKNLKTIRLEQKDSFEIVHQICQFEKTIIDFKLTFNKKGVICGIFFAPPTAEGGYKEPSYANSRAFNEQNITIHSGEYALPGTLTLPIGGEKFPLVILVAGSGPNDRDETIGPNKPLKDIAWALASNRIAVFRYDKRTLIYGSKIVNQQITVKEEVIDDVISCLKQLKINPVIDSAKIFLLGHSLGAMLMPRISLSDKNVSGIIMMAGNARPLEDLIVSQMTYLMDNSTTKSKEEAEQLEKMKSKVKYLKENTLTLQTPSSDLPLGIPAAYWMDLKKYNPVETLKKLTLPVLILQGEKDYQVTMQDYNLWKDGIIKQNNVVMKSYPKLNHLFMEFNGEKSLPADYQIPSNVAEYVVSDIIKWVKEH
- a CDS encoding homoserine dehydrogenase, whose translation is MIEKRIKLGLFGFGCVGQGLYDVLSHSEGLKADIEKICVKDRNKKRKIDAKYFTYDKEDILGRKNLDVIVELIDTSEAAFEIVTRAMNNGVSVVTANKKMLAENFEELYHLQEKNNVALIYEGSAGGSIPIIRNLEEYYDNELLSSIRGLLNGSCNYILTRMELENMDYNKALKMAQEQGFAESDPWLDVAGYDTLYKLILLTVHSFGLILKPEQVLALGIQNISFDDITYAKEKGYRIKLIATAHKVGNKFRVYAMPHFVSKESDLHSVLYENNGVEVEGAYSCKQTFVGKGAGSHPTGSAVLSDISALTYQYKYAYKKLKKLRKQHNGNFDAGKLLDNDFEIKIYIRFADKEALKGIEIVSVEEEFKSSKTNYIIANVKFKSLFNLKGNRDNKLFVCAV
- a CDS encoding phosphoglycerate kinase, whose protein sequence is MKTVDDFNFAGKTVLIRVDFNVPLDAQYNVADDTRIRAALPTINKVLNDKGAVVLMSHLGRPTNGPTDKCSLRHIVNHLSELLKKPVQFADDCIGDSAKTSAANLKNGEILLLENLRFYREEEKGNEEFAKKLAALGNFYVNDAFGTAHRAHASTAVIAQFFPGNKCFGYVMSGELASVNKVLNNAEKPFTAILGGAKVSDKILILEQLINKADNIIIAGGMAFTFVKAQGGKIGKSLVEDDRIETALKILADAKKKNVNIYLPVDAVVADNFNNEANVQTCAINSIPDGWMGLDVGPQTEKIFDEVIARSKTILWNGPMGVFEMSKFEHGTKTAAFSIAKATKNGSYTLIGGGDSVAAINKYNLAKEVSYVSTGGGALLEYIESGSLPGVEAVLK
- a CDS encoding lamin tail domain-containing protein produces the protein MFRFFCLLLLLPFIAKSQVDDGFTDGDFTQLPAWNGNNSKFIVNSSSQLQLNSSGTDTSYLSTPNTVIDSAEWNFWVKLSFAPSDNNYAKVYLVTDQINLKMPLNGYFIRLGENGSDDSVDLWEQTGTTETKIIDGINGHCSKSTNTLRVKVTRSAFGNWKVYSDTLGGINYALEGSINNTLHTSTTNFGISCKYTTSNATKFYFDDFYVGPIRIDTIAPAVIKILAMSSTQLNIYFNEPLEKVSAETITGYSVSDGIGNPSSALLDTINTSLVHLVFPGPFQGSKTYTLTVTNVKDKADNGINSAYTQFVLPEQAVANDIVINEILPDPNTGGVDFVEIYNRSDKVIDLSQLTLSSFDTLANQLSSVQYISTVRTLIFSEQYIVLSTNSSSIKSQYQTPSPSGFIDMAGFPGMNVASGIVVLADTSKTIIDRFDYRQDMHFPLLNVTKGVSLERIDADHITNDRNNWHSAAASTGYATPAYKNSQDIDSGTGKEITISPEIFSPDNDGNNDVVSVNYTFDTPGNVANVSIYNSTGLLVRNLVSNELLGNAGNYVWDGVDNNRELCKIGPYIIYFHIFNSSGVVKNYKKIVVLAHKN